The Cylindrospermopsis curvispora GIHE-G1 genome contains a region encoding:
- a CDS encoding DUF6816 family protein has protein sequence MKSWNIPLLGVTLVFCLILLFSFNQGEAKAGELAERLADFSHWQKLTSVKPAQGDLIYPQWMKGTWKVNSTLVDLVAPLAPDIISPGFENNRKQLYQPINFLVRFIEVTPQTSKSHFWGKKEEKSKVLVADRVFNSWNLLKAYLGDRAILAVKADPQSPNRQVTFFRGEKQLVSLITDRATERPDQHFITAEVFEQYFKGGSVPYFNMVESITDYHHLPGNTLATFDSSSAANPLIEAEQVTAVYLSPQDPDYFRAGSQPVAVYRYHLGFFLPEQNSKIGDRPGQKKIFPNPLPKSKSAANLVKVE, from the coding sequence ATGAAATCATGGAATATCCCCCTACTGGGTGTTACTTTGGTTTTTTGCTTAATTCTGCTTTTCTCATTCAACCAGGGAGAGGCTAAAGCGGGAGAACTGGCGGAGAGATTGGCTGATTTTAGTCATTGGCAAAAATTAACTTCGGTTAAACCTGCTCAGGGGGACTTAATCTATCCTCAGTGGATGAAGGGAACTTGGAAAGTCAATAGTACTCTAGTGGATTTAGTAGCTCCTTTAGCACCAGATATTATCAGTCCTGGGTTTGAGAATAACCGCAAGCAATTGTACCAGCCAATCAATTTTTTAGTCAGATTTATTGAGGTTACACCACAAACCTCTAAGTCTCACTTTTGGGGAAAGAAAGAGGAAAAATCAAAGGTTTTAGTAGCTGATAGGGTATTCAATAGCTGGAATTTGCTCAAAGCATATTTGGGAGACAGGGCAATATTGGCTGTAAAAGCAGATCCTCAATCTCCTAATCGTCAAGTTACCTTTTTTCGTGGAGAGAAACAATTAGTCTCCTTGATAACCGATCGCGCTACGGAGAGACCTGACCAACATTTTATCACCGCAGAAGTGTTTGAGCAGTATTTTAAAGGTGGTTCAGTTCCATATTTTAACATGGTAGAGTCCATTACTGACTATCATCACTTACCTGGTAATACACTTGCTACCTTCGATTCCTCATCAGCGGCAAATCCTCTGATAGAAGCAGAGCAAGTTACCGCAGTTTATCTATCTCCCCAGGATCCGGATTATTTCCGTGCTGGTTCCCAACCAGTAGCTGTTTATCGCTATCACCTGGGGTTTTTTCTGCCAGAACAAAACTCCAAGATAGGCGATCGCCCGGGGCAGAAAAAAATTTTTCCTAACCCCTTGCCAAAATCAAAAAGTGCTGCTAACCTAGTGAAAGTGGAGTAG